In Enoplosus armatus isolate fEnoArm2 chromosome 20, fEnoArm2.hap1, whole genome shotgun sequence, the sequence GCACAGCCAGGTTGTTCATTTGGGATCTGTGCCAAGCTTTGAATGCCATCCCAACTAAATACAAGGATCTATTCACGCATTGAATAACGTTAAGCCAATAAGTGTGTACTCTACTACTCTACTCTAAGTAGACTAGAGCACTTCAGTAACAGGGATAGGATTTCATATTGGAAACATTTGAAAGAGACTTGGATCTTTGCTTCTAGTTTCAGGGCCAGTGAACTTATTGTAACATCTTTTGGGCCTTTAGGAGTCACTCTAAAGCTCTTATATGCTGAACACAATTGGTGAATAAGAATTTGAATTACCCAAAATGGTGTGACAAACAATGAGAGTGAAGGGAagggttgttttctttttttgctgggAAATAGGGTTCTTTTTCCAGGAGTTATGTTTATTCAGGGATTCTTGAGGCAGGGGTGAGGCGACAGCCTCTGCCAATGGAAACATAGACACACCGCTGGTTAGCCAATGGAAACACGGACACTCTACGCCGGTTAGCCAATGACCGCAGAGCTCTAACCAGCGAAGGCTCAATGCAGATAAAGCATTGGAGAGGGGGAGATCGGTTACATGCAATTGCAATATTGACATCACTATGATCCCTTCAACTATAATTTGGCAGAGGCCTCTGAAAATATGAAGGTTATCACAATAAcagtaaaacaggaaatgaaaaattACCTTCATTGCTGTGCTGGGGGTTTGGGTAGCCCTCATTGTGGTGGTACATAGAGGGACATCCAGGCACATCTGTAACAGGAACACAAATAGCTATaggtcaaaatgtaataatgtacaACAACAGGATGAACTGCCCAGAAACAGGTAAATCAACCATCAATTAAAGTGGCAGAATGGAAATCGCTCACAGGGGGTTCATTGATGAAGAAGAATCACTTAATCTGATCGTAAATTCAAGTGAATAAAGACCCTATACGTACTGCTTACTCAGCCAACATCAGCTTGAGAGCGTGGATGTATTATATGGATATTTTGTGTGATCTCCCTGAACACGGCAAGGACAAACGCTGCATTTATCATATCACTTCTCTTGTCTCTGGTGGTATTTTTAggccatgagcaagcactttcACCAGACCAGAGGAGTGGTACAGTATACAGTGTCTGCACTTTATCTGGGCACATCATTGACTCAAATAGATGCATTCACCAAAATAGATTTTATAATCCTCCTCTTAAACCCTCAAACTAAAATCTCTGCAAGTTGGAACACTTCACATCGAGCACATCTATGTTATAATGAGTTGTGCAATCTGAGGAGTATTGCTAATTGTTTTGTGCTCCACATCCTGTGACTGCTCCGCtcacctttgtgtgtgtttggatgtttttctttggctgtccgtgcataaaaaaaaactaaaaacaggtGTGTCACTGACTATTCtatatgtgtttgtctgcttttaaaCCGTCTGTCAACTGTTGCGACCGAGACAAGCAagagcataaaaactgaaaggTGCAGCTCTTTGCCTCGGGCTCTGGACGTGACTCAGTCCTGGGGAATGCAGCTGCAGCGCAGTGACTGTGATAAGATGCCACTGGGGAAAATCAAACCCTCCATTCTGGGGCAGCAGCACTCGatcatactgtaaataatacGTCTGGCACCAATGGCAGGCCCCCACCAGGGAGCGATGGGGAGATTGGGTGTGAGAGCACCGGGGTTAATTGTGCACTGAGTGGCATGACgattttgtgtctttcatgcGACACAATAGCAGTGATTAAGTGATGGAACGCCAATTTGTATGTGAAACCAGGAGTCTTATTCTCAGGCCTGCTTTTAAAACCAGACTGCAGACTTGTGGCATTTGGCTTTCATTGTTCACGTTCAGAcattgaaagaaaacacaggcgTTGTTGTCTTTACACAAATCTTTTGTATGCTCCATTACCTTTTTCCCATTACATGCCCATGactttacaattttttttttttttttacaagtatTCTTTCAATTGAATGACCATAAATGGGTGACATTATAAATCAgcagtaaataaacaacaatcaCTGAAGCTTATTTGGCAGTGTCGCCTTTGTAAACCATATTAATGCCTATGTTTTGTTTGCAGGGTGCATTCATTCAAAAgctctttaaaacacaaattatcCAATTAActgcctggaaaaaaaaaacgtgtctgcaaattaaatatacattacTCCATTTAAATAGTGGCAGATTAAGGGTTTCCCAATTATACTGATTACTTTAAATTGGAGTTTTTAAAGACCATGACTAAtccctttgtttttatttgtgtcctACTTACATCATTCTTCTCATACACACTGCTCATTGAGCGGCTGTGCTCAAGGAGATCTAGTGGTAATCCTtaagggaggaaagagggaaattTGTCACCCTGTGTTTTCTCATGAAAGTGCGGTGTGTTGTATAACTGTCTACAAAAGAATGATAAACTCTGATCTTTTATGTCTGATCACCCTCTGTGGTTGGTTAGACTCATATCAGAGGCACTCCTGAGGAAACCCCACCAAATccattctttctcttcctcccagcAGTTATCCACAGAAAAACATCCTTTTGTACTTTCCCTATTTCCATCTCAAGGTTGTGCGATTCCTCGTCAGTGCTATCAAAAGGTGCAcgtataaaaacacagagagtgaAAAGAATTAGGTCGCTTTTCCTGAGGTTTTTATTGTGCATGAAGTATGCTGGTTTCAGCGCTGGAAGGGATGCTTTGTAGCTATCCACTAATGTGCATGTGGGACCTGTGGGAGCCTCATCAATGGCTTTTCTGCTCGTCCTATAGCAGCTTTAACACAGGTGAATGAGGACACAACGTATGTGGAGTGTTATATTTCTCACTCCCTGTTGTTTTAAATTCAGAGAGGCAAGCAGAGGAGCTGGTTTTTGTGCTCTCCAGTGGTAGAGCTTGTTGTTAAAGCGCCTGAGCTGGCTACCCCACCCCATGCCCCCCGTCAACCCCCACTCCTACCACTCCCTCCCCTCACCCTCTCCCAAAGCCCAGCCAGTGAGAGGTTCGGGTTACTGCGGCCACGCTCATTTTTCCATTATGAGTTCATCTGCCTGCAGAAAAAGGAAGCCGCTGGTGCAACCTGAAACCCTGGAGCACTCCACCAGGGACTCTAGTCTTTCCAGTGCCCTCCATTTTCTCAATGAaattcctctgcctctctctctctctcacagagagtggaggggggagggagggagggagggaggcagggagaggggtaaggaaggagggagggagggagaggggtaaggaaggagggagggagggagaggggtaaggaaggagggagggaggagtgtagctgcagcagaaaaaaaaatactttttttccttttctttgcaaAGTGTCAGAGAGTTGAAAGGAGGAGTTttggaggcagggagggagtcGGGTAGGAGTCTAGATACAGTGAAGAAGTTTGTTTgccttttggacattttgttctTGAGTTCGCTGTGCACACTGGGGAGGGTTTGTCTTCAAAGGGACTTTTTTGAGGCGGATTGCACTGCCAAATAAGCCTTATAAATAATCTTAACCATTGTCTAGATTCTAGTTTAAGTCCACAGGTATAGGTTGTATTGGGCACACTCtcttattttgattttatgcacacaaataaaactacaGTAGCCCCAAACTGACTTCTCCTGTATCAGAGTTTTGAAATATTGTGACAATAGTCTGTATCACTCACCAGGTTCGTAGGTGTAGTCTGTGGGCTCCTGCTTGACCATCATGTGGGCTGGTGGGAACCTGTGTGGGTGCGCGTGTGAGTGTGGatgtgggtgtgggtgggggtgggggtgtggtcCATGCCCGTGCCCGTGTCCCGGTCCGCTCCCTTGCCCTGGCCCTGCCATGTGAGCTGCCCGTTCATACAACGGGTCTAGGTATTCTTGCTTAAAGCTCTGCTGCAGGTAGGGCATGCAGGGGTCAGAGTGCTGCCGATGATAACCTccaccgccgccaccaccaccacctccaccccccgGCCCTCCACCCCCgcctccaccagctccactgCCACCATGTCCCGCTGGAGCAGATGGCATGCGCTGAAAGGCCTGTACTGGTGGTGGGAACTGGGGGCACATGGGGTCTCCTGAAGGGCCCTGATACCTGGAACTGAGaaatgacatatatatatatataaatatattagtCAATGCAATATATAACTccaaaataatatatttgttgCTAAACTGAGCTTTTTTGACTGATGTTGCGAGATTCAACTCAAAGAATTCTACACATCATATTTCACGGTAGTTTATAGTAATAATGTCTACAGTTAAAATGTCATCAACAGTGAATACTCATCCACTCAGTGCTGCTCTGAATAATAATATGATTTCTTTAAACGTAAACTATAAAGCATGTGGTGAAATGTCAATCACAGCTGCTGCCAAGACTTATGTGCTGTGTCACCTGGCGTTGATGGGGTAACTGTTGCTGGGCAGCGGCTGGGAGGTGGCAGCAGGGTTCATGTAGCCAGCATCAGGCCGTCCGGCCGTGGCAGGTTTCGGGGAGTAATGCTGCTGCATGGGAGACATGGGGGTCCCTGGGCAGGAGCTCTTagctcctcctgcagccctTTTCTGCTCATAGGCACTGTAAAACATGACCACACTCATGAGGACATGCATCCATGCATAAATGCACATGTTACAACAGGGTAGTAGTGGGGAGGGGAGCTTGTTTTACCATTTGTTTTCAGCCAATACGACAAACAGAACTAATGGTGGGGGGTTTGGTGGTCAAAGTATGTGGTCAGTGTTTTAGCTGTGCTGACTAATGCATGACTTCAGTTCTGGCTCATGAGAAATAAGGATAAGTGTTGTTATTGAgaatggtaaaataaataaagtaatcattgtttcatttattctgCCATtggatgaaaaaacaaacatctttgtTCTTATCTAGAAACCAGaactgagagaaaagatgagaaacCAAAGACTGTATGTGatagtaagtaaataaataaatcacattgtAATGTTGACAATAATACACTGGTTTAATGTTGGGTTGGTCCAcccaaattaccaaaaaaaactattttctcactttccttTAGTGGTGTCGAGCCACGCAgacagtttggttttatttgcttcAAGATAGAATAAAATCTCTGAGACTTCTGCAGCCGCCTCAATACAATGAACAACGTGTTGTAAAATGACTGGACAGACAATTATcaatgtgttctgtggattagccatgtgtgtgtttctggaaaagatgttgaattgtttttattttattttctaatgcTGTGAGCAACACAACCAATATTCCATTCACCAtcattgtattggggtggaggcaaAATCTCAAAAATGGGGTTAAAAGAACctggacaaacacactgaaaccagGTAAGCACTGGTTTAAGGACTATGACCAACAACATACTACCACACAACACGTACTTTAGTTCTTCTATTGGGAGAACCTGGAGGTACCTGGCATAAAGGCACTGCTCTCCCCTGGGGTAGCTGAAGCTCTGCTTGTGGCTACAGGACTGGCTGGGGTCGGAGCCTGGGCTCTGCGGTTCCTTCTTGATAGTGACCGGAGGGCTGTGAAATGCCACCGCTAAAAGGAGacagtaaacagaaaacagagatgaGGGTTGGCACACTGACAGCGGGCTTTGTATATTCTGTTCTCGTTCAGCCCTGCCCCGATACTACCGTCCTCAAGCTCAAAGGGAAACGCAAATACTTCTGTCTGCACAGGAATCTCTTTTACGTGCCAGCCAAAATGCTTAAGTGACTGTCAGCTGCAAAACACagggcagcagacagacacgtataaacacacacacacacacacacacacacacacacacactgaggagaaCAGGGACACAAAAACACCCGCCCTCACACACGACTGCATTCCAGCAGTCATTTGGAAACCCAAAGTGTCCTCGTCCACTTTTCTTCACTCTTCCAGACACAACAGCAGCCAAAACTTCCGCTGTCAAAGTCAAGCTTAAAGCTAAACAACTCTACGGGCCAGAGAGATGTCTGTGGACTGATGAAAGCAAATGTCACACCTCTGTTAGAACAGCATATACACCgattctgtctctctgcattcTTTCCTATTGGTATCCAGATGTTGGCCATCGCTTGTAAGCTTTGCTTTTCGCCTTTGAGTAAAGAGGGTAACATAAAAGAGAAGGACTTTTTAGGAGTGTGATACCCTGATAATGCCACGTACTCCCTCAAAGTCCAACATattcagcaacatttttcaCGTTCATGTTTCCCCAAAGACATCCACTCAATCTCCTGCACACCAAACTGTCTATCAAGCAGGACTGCTGGAGGGGACCTTTGCCTTGACGGCCACAGAAACCACCCAAAGTGGAGCTTCAAACTGTGCCGAGGGCTTGTGTTTATTATGTGAGGGGAGGTTTTCACCCGGAGAACTGTACAGGATGTTTTTCTGGTCCCGACAGggtaaacagcagcagctgtgcacTTCCAGCTGGGGAGgcctgtatttatgtgtgtgcacgtgtgcatgagtgtgagagtgcgcatttgtgtgtgtgtgtattagtaaTCTCGGCTGGTCTGTATCCATGTGCGCgcttgtgaatgtgtgtgtgtgtgtgtgtgcagtgggtgTGGAGCTGACGGAGCAGGCCACACTGAAAGCTCAGCCCAGGTAATTACATACTGCCGTCCATTcacaaaaaaggaggagaaaaaaatgtctggCTGACTGAGTAAGGCTAGAAATGACTGCTCCTCTAAGGCCAGTAGAGTGGACGAAAAGCGAGAAAAGATTACAGTGACATGAACCACAAACAGCCTTGAGGATCTGCTGTCGTGCTAGCACTCAGGAGCTTCCCGCAACTCTTAAAACTGAAGAAGTTGAAGGCTGAAAAGTCCTCGgaataaaaagcaaagatttaaTTTAGTGCTGACTTCATTAGTCGATTGACAAAAATTATGACAATCTATGAATCGTCATTTATAAAAAGGTAACGAGGCCAAACATTCACTTGATTTCTGCTTCTCAAATCCCCCCAGATTTataaaattgtaaattgaatattttgagttgttagttggacaaaagtAATTTAAGACATCTCTTTGGGTACTGgcaagtttttcattttcattcatatcattttcattttcagacaataataaaataaaaataaaaataaaacaactgttAGATGTAGCCCTACTTTCTTTTATTACAAGTGTAGTACAAGTACAGCTTTTTCAATTGGTATTCAAAATGAGAAAGCAGTGATGACAAAGGGATCAAACAGCTTTGGTGGTTTGCCATTCATGAACAGACACATAATCTtgtgtgctaaaaaaaaagctttaaaatctAAGGATTCTTTGGTATTTCTGCTTTTGTAAAAGTTGAAATTCCTTGCTGTTGCTATTTAGATGTTTATTTAACTCGAAGCTGTTCGCCTTTGACCGAGAACGAgaacatgtttaaaatgataaaCAGAGTCTAACAATCAAACAGCGCTGCTCATCATCATATCCCATCCTATTTCTGGTCTGTACTCACTCTCCcatggcaggcaggcaggtgagGAAGTGTTGGCTTTAGCGAAGGATCAACAGGATTAGAGAGCATTTACCCAGATTTCCCAGACAGACGCGATGGGATTCCAGCCTCCGACAGCTCGTCTGCTAGTACACAGAGAGTGGCACATGACTGCCGCTCTAATAATACTAGTGTGTTTGTCTATTGACattccctcctttctctgccATGGCCATGAACTGCAAACAATCCTCAGAGAGTGTACACAAGCCCACTCACAGTGCAGCCAAGAAGAGCCACTAATGCGATTGGCAGGAATATTGCCCTTGATGTGGCTCTCGGTTTATGAGGATGTTCCATTTCAAACAGTCCTGCCTGGGAACGGCGTCAGCCGTAGACGGAGGGGTCtgcgtatgcgtgtgtgtgtgtgtgtgtgtgtgtgtgtgtgtgtgagctattTGTGTGTGACCTTTCTGGAATATTAATTAATCTGGTAAATGAGCATCAGGcagctttttgtgtttgtgtatttgcctGCGATTGTAATTGCTGTCCGTTGCGTCGCATGCGTTTCCAATTAGATAGAGATGGTTGATGTTCCGATTAGCACATTTTCTAACAAGGAGACATCAGTTGAtaaagctatatatatatatatatatcacgatacatcatctgggaaccatgaatgtctatacAAAAGTGTGTGCCTATCCATCCAGTAAATGTTGAGATAATTCACCACTTAAGTTAAGACGTTGACCTGTTagtggcgctagatgaaaagtcaggggaccaccagaatcattaggattcatcctctggggatcatggatatctgcaccaaatttcacggcaatccattcgatagttgttgagatatttgaacAAAAGCAATGGACCAACGTCGCCATCTCTAAAGCTGCACCGCCAGCGTGCCTAAAAACCCAATTTGGGAATTAATCTAACATCCAGTTCCAAGAATAGtccttaaattaaaacaaactcaGGTCTCCACCAACTATTACAAACTCTCTGGCATATTACAGTAAATCTCCTTGTCCAAATGATGTCAAATTTGCCGCTAAAGTTTATAAGGTGGTGGCAGTCTTGTAAACGGATCCAGGGAGAGTTATGTTCTTCAGCTTCCCTTCTCTTCCTGCTTTTATTTGGGGCAATATGACCTCCTCTAACTGCTTTGTTAAATGTTACATCACCCTTTCACAGAGACCCTCATATTTCATAGTTTCTTTTCTACACCGAGGGGGAGGCTCGGTTCATGAACTCAAGCACAGAGTGTGAGGAACCTGAAAGGTGTTTAGAAGTGAAAAGACAGATACAGTACACAATAGCTGTTGCCTTTTAAAGCAGACAATTTTGAGATAGTGCAGAAGTGTGTGAAGTTGTGAGTATTTATGTGTATGCATGGGCATGCACTTTCTCCATTGGGCAGACCGTGGCAGATTCCCAGCACCTCCTAAACTGATAAGGTCAAAGGGTTCCTCCTCACTCGAAACCTGTCAGACGTCCTCCTTCCTTATTTTGTGGTATTCGTTACCGTCTCCCATTCACTCCCTATTCTAAGCGCTGCATAGAGAGATGACCCCCCCAGCTAAAGGCCGGGTGGAGATGGACTTTTACATATGTAAATGTTGGAAAAGGGGGAGGATGCAGGGTGAAAGGTGATGGTCATGGTTGAGTGCTTTAGGAAGTGGAGGGATCATTACATAGGGGGGGTCCCATTCAACAGACACCCACCACAAACACATCGTAGGAGCAgggatgaccccccccccccacacacacacatactcacacatacTCTTCTCTACACAATGGGCCCCTCAGCTGAGCCATACGGAGGTAGTGTGAACGTGTTGGGAAACACTATTAGATTCCACTGGATTCTGAAAAAAATCCCAATCAACGCTGACAGAGAGACTAACAGCTTGTGCCAAAAGATTTGGTTTGCACATAAATAAGGATGGTGGTGACACATTGAGATTACAGTGTTAcaaatctgataaaaaaaattcaaaGTTTTGACGCCTTTCGTAAGAAGCTTGGCATTGAAAGAAATTAAATCCAGGGATTAAACTTTCATGTATAACAATCATCAACAAACATCTTAATATCACTTatgaagcagcagctgacaAGACCTCACTATGAACTCCCCCATCTCATTTTAGACAGAGTATTTCCTACCATTAAAGGCCCTAGTGTAGGGAAATCCAATCTGAAGACGGCAGTGGATCTGGAGAGTCTTACACTGGATGTTTATGTGCGACTTGGCCAAGTTTTAAGCCTCTGGAAGTCTGCAGCACATGACAGCCTCGCTCACAATAACTCATTGGACATCAGCCCGAGTGTCAAACAGGGTGACTGGATCTTGCTAAACCGAAGAACATGCGAGCGTAACGTAAATACACTACGGGGTCCAATCATACAAATAAGATTCAAGTCTTGCTCTTAGAGGAACCATCTCGGGGCTATCTGGAGATCTGGTTCTTATCTCACATGATATGTATTGTACATGTGGCGGCTCCGTATGCTGCACAGATGCACTAAAAGCAAGCTGGAAACACGTGATAGGCTACACCTGGTTCTCTTCCCCTTATGTGGTGACGGATCAATAGAAACAAGGATGCCAATTATGCCACAATGGCTTTAAAGGTTAAAAAGGATGCTATTGATTCACATGGCTTGCAAATGACATTAGTTGCTTAGCTGAATACATGGCTCCACTGTGGTGAGAGGGAGGCGTAATAGGGAAAAGCAACAGTGTAATTTTAAAGTATTTGACTGTCAACACATGCATAAGTTAGATATAACCTATACTTTAATGGTAATTTTAACGTTCTGCACGCGGTGGTATGTTTAGCTTTCTCAGACCAAGTTTGCATGCTATGTCTAAGTTTctagctttgtgtttttaaaacagcaCAGTGTCATTTTCTGAGCGTCACACTGAGAGCAGGACCAGCGCTAACTACGCAAAGAAGATGAggaaaaaggttaaaaaagggGCTGCAGGTTTTGGTTCAGCAAACAGATAGATTGATTTGAATGCCTTCATTTTACCCCCAAAAATTATGAAATCAATATAATGACAGCACATTCATCGTAGTTGGATGTAActaactgtacttaagtacaaatttgaggtacttactagagtatttccatgttattttgttactttatatatttgtacttaaatattcttttcactccactacatttgttttgacattgcagtcagattattaatacaaaataataatcaactaataaattctGATGTATTTTTATGGATTAAGCGACCTGGCAGTCCATAAAATAGcttcaccttcaccagctgcaacattagtgatACACATGAATACGTTCTAATTTAATAGTTTAACACATATTATTCTCAAATTGGGacattttgcataatgagtacctttacttttactgataatacttttgtacttttaattacatatttgtgtgtacaaGTTAAAAACGAATTGACTCCTAACACCAGTATAAATGTCTGTGGCACCACTATGTTTCATTTGGTATAACAAACGTCAAAAAGTCAGATTCTGGTCTTCACGTCACTATTTTAATCAAATATGCTTTTACTGCGTTTTGTCTTTGTAGGTTATGGTTCGGTTGAAAAAttcagaggaagagagcgagtgagggaaacagagagtcagagaggggagggaagggaagcGAGGCGATACAATATGATCCAGACCGCTTCGACTGCAGCGTGTATCCAGTCGTTCCACTGGCGCATGGAAACATGTgctggacatgtgtgtgtgtgtgtgtgtgtgtgtgcgcttctcAGGTCACTGCACAATCAGGAAGacgcagagagaaacagaggggaaAGCAGCCCGGCCAGCGCTGACAAACTCATCTCTGTGAGCCAACGGGCCCATGAGTGGCTTCAGTATCTGTCTGCTCAGGGAGCCCAGGAGTGTTGGATCCATTAGTGTCCGCTCTATCTGATTTACAGGTCGTCCTCTCTCATCTGATAATGCTTCAGGCTCCTTGAATATTTAAAGAAGGGTTGTCAGATACCTGCCAAACAAGCCTAACGAGATTGATGGAAAGTACAATGctatcagagagacagatgattgGCTGGGACGGCACCGTGGCCCTTCTCacaaattggatttttttttttttttgttggctggttttattttctgcGTCATGTTGTGTTGGCTAACAGGATGTAGATCTAAATGACACCCATCTCGGGAAAAGGCTGTAGCACGGTGAATTTTTGCAAACATCAAAGTTTCACTTCCCTTTTGTTAACAGTAAATAGATCGCCGCATTTGTCTGAAGTGATGGGAATGTTCTTGTCTGAACAAGTACACTCAGCTCTTTTTCTCAGAATGATCCCTGCACTGTCAGCCTCGAATCTTCTCAATGAATGAACTCTACATCAGCCAGCATTGGTGCGGGACATCAGCCTAATTTACTCTTGTTAGAGTGCTGTAAATAGTCGCTTTGTGCTATCCAGGAGAGATGGATATTCAGCACAAGCAAGGGTGTGATTGAggagaacataaaaaaaactgaatatgaaaatagaaatttccacactgtaaaaagaaaaaaacaggcaaaataTGATAATGGCCTTCATATTTCCAGGGCCTTGGTAGCATCAAGGGATTACAAATTTAATCGGTAAATGTTCTGACATCTCACGTTTTCCCTATTGTCAACTTCACTTTCCATTGTGCCGCGTTGGCTTTTTATAAATGGCCATTGACCAGTCATAAATCTCACTGCTCCATCGCTGTTTAGTGGACCAGATACAATACATCCCTGTCCCGGGACATGTGCAGCGAGAGGGACAGCCCGTCACAGGCGAGGGGTGGATGTAATTAATCTGGCACAATATTGACTCTTCACTCTGAATCCCTCAGCCCCCAATATAGCTGTCCCCtcttaatgtttaatgtagCGATCGATCCACCCCCACACTGTTACTGAAATGATATAATGAGCTCCCACTGCCCACCAGGGTATCGTGGATGTGAGGGaggggtgtgtatgtgcagggtttcatttgtttgttcacGTATGTGGCAACGCACGCCTGTACATGCGTTTCTAGGCGAAATCTGCCTTATCGGACGTAGATAACACTTAGAAAAGGCCGGGACACCTTGCTTGAAATTATCAGCGCACATGCCACATCCACagcgcccccccctccctccctcctccatcctccctttCACCCTCTCTCAGTTTCTTGATCAGGATCTCAACCGTAATGCTTCACGGCACGTTTGACCCGCTCTcacccctctccttcccctctctgcCTTCATGCTGATTTATCTGTGCTTTATCTTTATCAAGTCATCTATCaaccccctccatctcctccttctcctctcctggaTCAGCGAGGATCGATACGGTCGTACGCTGGCTCTCAGCTCGCTCTACACACCTACTGGTCTGTGTCAGCAGGTTACTatagccccccacccccctcctcctccactcacgTGCAGTGTgtagaggagtgtgtgtgtgttggactaTCAGGCATATGAAAGTGGAAAACAGTGAGATCTGAGTATGAATGTTGGCcaagaacagaaaaacagctcttaaaggataattccactTCATAGCTGTTCCATCACCTCACCGGAGAAGTGATGGAACAGTCATTGTTCAGATGGGGAGAACAGCACACACTTTCAAAGACATTCATGGCATTGCGCgtatgaaaagtgacagaaagttgtatataaacatgaacaaaacaccTCCTAAACATCTCTGCACACCTGGCCAGTCATTGCCGAATTATTGGTTTCGGAAAGTTAGAAAGGTTGTCGAATGCAACCCCCTCAATTCCGACACTGTATACCGACCTCATGAGGCACAACAAGCCAGAtcatctaaaccactttatttggaggtaaaaccaaaagtgaaaaCGCCAGACTTCGCTGTGCGTACACAAGTACGGTAAATCTAAATTGTCCATAAACTGTGACGGTTTGGGTAATAATATTTCTCTTCCAAATACATCTGGCTAACCCCGGGGGGGTTTATTTGTTTGACCTTTCTTGCCCCGTCTGACTTCTTTTTTACCAAAGTTGCTGCATTTCCAGATCTCACAAATGAACTTGGTGAGTAGAATCTTATTATTCC encodes:
- the etv4 gene encoding ETS translocation variant 4 isoform X1, producing the protein MDYKMDGYLDQQVPYTLANKSHGNGPLNRLLMAAKRKYMDTELPPQESEDLFQDLSQLQETWLTEAQVPDSDEQFVPDFHSENSVAFHSPPVTIKKEPQSPGSDPSQSCSHKQSFSYPRGEQCLYASAYEQKRAAGGAKSSCPGTPMSPMQQHYSPKPATAGRPDAGYMNPAATSQPLPSNSYPINASSRYQGPSGDPMCPQFPPPVQAFQRMPSAPAGHGGSGAGGGGGGGPGGGGGGGGGGGGYHRQHSDPCMPYLQQSFKQEYLDPLYERAAHMAGPGQGSGPGHGHGHGPHPHPHPHPHPHSHAHPHRFPPAHMMVKQEPTDYTYEPDVPGCPSMYHHNEGYPNPQHSNEGYLFENDSRVVPEKFEGEVKQEGGGGGVFREGTPYQRRGSLQLWQFLVALLDDPGNAHFIAWTGRGMEFKLIEPEEVARLWGMQKNRPAMNYDKLSRSLRYYYEKGIMQKVAGERYVYKFVCEPEALISLAFPDNQRPSLKAEFERYVNEEDTVPLSHLDEGVPYNTEQAPQNMGPQPYSKGYMY
- the etv4 gene encoding ETS translocation variant 4 isoform X2, yielding MDYKMDGYLDQQVPYTLANKSHGNGPLNRLLMAAKRKYMDTELPPQESEDLFQDLSQLQETWLTEAQVPDSDEQFVPDFHSENSVAFHSPPVTIKKEPQSPGSDPSQSCSHKQSFSYPRGEQCLYASAYEQKRAAGGAKSSCPGTPMSPMQQHYSPKPATAGRPDAGYMNPAATSQPLPSNSYPINARYQGPSGDPMCPQFPPPVQAFQRMPSAPAGHGGSGAGGGGGGGPGGGGGGGGGGGGYHRQHSDPCMPYLQQSFKQEYLDPLYERAAHMAGPGQGSGPGHGHGHGPHPHPHPHPHPHSHAHPHRFPPAHMMVKQEPTDYTYEPDVPGCPSMYHHNEGYPNPQHSNEGYLFENDSRVVPEKFEGEVKQEGGGGGVFREGTPYQRRGSLQLWQFLVALLDDPGNAHFIAWTGRGMEFKLIEPEEVARLWGMQKNRPAMNYDKLSRSLRYYYEKGIMQKVAGERYVYKFVCEPEALISLAFPDNQRPSLKAEFERYVNEEDTVPLSHLDEGVPYNTEQAPQNMGPQPYSKGYMY